In a genomic window of Sus scrofa isolate TJ Tabasco breed Duroc chromosome 4, Sscrofa11.1, whole genome shotgun sequence:
- the NTRK1 gene encoding high affinity nerve growth factor receptor, which yields MPRDGQRGQLGGHGRAKGLGSLLAWLMLASAGAASCPEVCCPHGPSGLRCTKVAALDIIRHLPGAENLTELYIENQQHLQHLTLSDLRGLGELRNLTIVKSGLRFVAPDAFHFTPRLSHLNLSFNALESLSWKTVQGLSLQELVLSGNPLHCSCALFWLQRWEQEGRAGVREQKLQCPGQGPLALMPNASCGEPELKIQMPNGSVDVGDDVLLQCQVEGQGLEQAGWILMDLEESATVMQSGSLPSLGLTLAHVTSDLNRKNVTCWAENHVGRAEISVQVNVSFPPIVSLHTAVEQHHWCIPFSVDGQPAPSLRWFFNGSVLNETSFIFTEFMEPAANETMRHGCLRLNQPTHVNNGNYTLLATNPLGQNASSIMAAFMDNPFEFNPEDPIPVSFSPVDTNSTSGNPVEKDETPFGVSMAVGLAVFACLFLSTMFLVLNKCGRRNKFGINRPAVLAPEDGLAMSLHFMTLGGSSLSPTESKGSGLQGHIIENPQYFSDACVHHIKRRDIVLKWELGEGAFGKVFLAECHNLLPEQDKMLVAVKALKEVSESARQDFQREAELLTMLQHQHIVRFFGVCTEGRPLLMVFEYMRHGDLNRFLRSHGPDAKLLAGGEDVAPGPLGLGQLLAVASQVAAGMVYLAGLHFVHRDLATRNCLVGQGLVVKIGDFGMSRDIYSTDYYRVGGRTMLPIRWMPPESILYRKFTTESDVWSFGVVLWEIFTYGKQPWYQLSNTEAIECITQGRELERPRACPPEVYAIMRGCWQREPQQRHSIKDVHAQLQALAQAPPVYLDVLG from the exons ctaCATCGAGAaccagcagcacctgcagcatctgaCGCTCAGTGACCTGAGAGGCCTGGGGGAGCTGAGGAACCT CACCATTGTGAAGAGTGGTCTCCGTTTCGTGGCGCCAGATGCTTTCCATTTCACTCCTCGGCTCAGTCATCT GAATCTCTCCTTCAATGCTCTGGAGTCTCTCTCCTGGAAAACCGTCCAGGGCCTCTCCTTACAGGAACT AGTCCTGTCGGGAAACCCTCTGCACTGTTCCTGTGCCCTGTTCTGGCTGCAGCGCTGGGAGCAGGAGGGGCGGGCCGGAGTGCGGGAACAGAAGCTGCAGTGTCCGGGCCAGGGACCCCTGGCCCTCATGCCCAATGCCAGCTGTG GTGAGCCTGAGCTGAAGATCCAGATGCCCAATGGCTCTGTGGATGTGGGGGACGACGTGTTGCTACAGTGCCAGGTggaggggcagggcctggagcagGCCGGCTGGATCctcatggacctggaggaatcagccaCAGTGATG CAATCTGGGAGTCTGCCGTCCTTGGGACTGACCCTGGCCCATGTCACCAGTGACCTCAATAGGAAGAACGTGACGTGCTGGGCCGAGAATCATGTGGGCCGGGCTGAAATCTCCGTCCAGGTCAACGTCTCCT TCCCTCCCATCGTGAGCCTGCACACAGCAGTGGAGCAGCACCACTGGTGCATTCCCTTCTCGGTGGACGGGCAGCCCGCACCCTCCCTGCGCTGGTTCTTCAATGGCTCCGTGCTCAATGAGACCAGCTTCATCTTCACTGAGTTCATGGAGCCGGCAGCCAATGAGACTATGCGGCACGGCTGCCTGCGCCTCAACCAGCCCACCCACGTCAACAACGGCAACTACACGCTGCTGGCTACCAACCCCTTGGGCCAGAATGCCTCCTCCATCATGGCCGCCTTCATGGACAACCCTTTTGAGTTCAACCCTGAGGACCCCATCCCTG TCTCCTTCTCGCCAGTCG ACACCAACAGCACATCTGGAAACCCAGTGGAGAAGGATGAAACACCTTTTGGG GTCTCGATGGCCGTGGGCCTGGCCGTTTttgcctgcctcttcctttctacCATGTTCCTTGTGCTCAACAAATGTGGACGGAGGAACAAGTTTGGGATCAACC GCCCCGCTGTGCTGGCTCCAGAGGATGGACTGGCCATGTCCCTGCATTTCATGACACTGGGTGGCAGCTCCTTGTCCCCCACCGAGAGCAAAGGCTCTGGGCTCCAAGGCCACATCATTGAGAACCCACAGTACTTCAGTGATGCCT GTGTTCATCACATCAAGCGCCGGGATATCGTGCTCAAGTGGGAGCTGGGTGAGGGCGCCTTTGGGAAGGTCTTCCTTGCCGAGTGCCACAACCTGCTGCCCGAGCAGGACAAGATGCTAGTGGCCGTCAAG GCGCTGAAGGAAGTGTCCGAGAGCGCCAGGCAGGACTTCCAGCGGGAGGCCGAGCTGCTCACCATGCTGCAGCACCAGCACATCGTGCGCTTCTTTGGCGTCTGCACCGAGGGCCGTCCGCTGCTCATGGTCTTTGAGTACATGCGGCATGGGGACCTTAACCGCTTCCTTCG GTCCCACGGGCCTGATGCCAAGCTGTTGGCCGGCGGGGAAGACGTGGCTCCAGggcccctgggcctggggcagctgCTGGCTGTGGCTAGCCAGGTCGCTGCGGGGATGGTGTACCTAGCGGGTCTGCACTTCGTGCATCGCGACCTGGCCACGCGCAACTGTTTGGTGGGTCAGGGCCTCGTGGTCAAGATCGGCGATTTCGGCATGAGCCGGGATATCTACAGCACCGACTATTACCGC GTGGGAGGCCGAACCATGCTGCCCATCCGCTGGATGCCGCCCGAGAGCATCCTCTACCGCAAGTTCACCACCGAGAGCGACGTGTGGAGCTTCGGCGTGGTGCTCTGGGAGATCTTCACCTATGGCAAGCAACCCTGGTACCAGCTCTCCAACACCGAG GCGATCGAGTGCATCACGCAGGGACGTGAGCTGGAGCGACCGCGTGCCTGTCCGCCAGAGGTCTATGCCATTATGCGGGGCTGCTGGCAGCGGGAGCCCCAACAACGCCACAGCATCAAGGATGTACATGCCCAGCTGcaagccctggcccaggcgcCTCCTGTCTACCTGGATGTCCTGGGCTAG